The Thermoplasmata archaeon genome window below encodes:
- a CDS encoding cytochrome c biogenesis protein CcdA — protein sequence MSAALFLATIVVAFIAGIVALAMPCCFTVLLPSYMAKSFDTMSGRLGMTAVFGAGIATVLLPIAMGVSLLTTFITVNHPLLFVIGGFFMVVLGLLTLWGVALLPPMHRGVDLKRSDLPSVYALGVFGGVASSCCAPVLVGVLVLTVLSGTMLSALVVGLAYVIGMVFPLLVVALAWDRRAVPTPRFLRGRLVRLRLLGHETEIHSSKLIAGGLFLGMGVFTIVLGVLDRMLLTPGSDLFGIYQSSMESALIAAFSNPGFVLLAAGIAAAIVALVLLRELRSRRLRREIASPLSLDSASAGWPSDQPIASEDEDDAPGAAGLTPPQDHGHP from the coding sequence ATGTCGGCGGCGCTATTCCTCGCCACGATTGTCGTCGCCTTCATCGCCGGGATAGTGGCGCTCGCCATGCCATGCTGCTTTACCGTCCTCCTCCCGTCCTACATGGCCAAGTCGTTCGACACGATGTCCGGTCGCCTGGGGATGACCGCCGTCTTCGGCGCCGGGATAGCGACGGTGCTCCTCCCGATCGCGATGGGTGTCTCGCTCCTAACGACGTTCATCACGGTGAACCACCCGTTGCTCTTCGTTATCGGAGGTTTCTTCATGGTTGTCTTGGGACTCCTCACGCTGTGGGGGGTTGCCCTTCTCCCGCCCATGCACCGCGGTGTGGATCTCAAGAGAAGCGACCTTCCTTCCGTCTACGCTCTCGGTGTCTTTGGGGGGGTGGCGAGTTCCTGTTGCGCCCCGGTGCTCGTGGGCGTCTTGGTGCTTACGGTGCTCTCCGGAACGATGCTGTCGGCTCTCGTCGTCGGCCTCGCGTACGTAATCGGGATGGTCTTTCCGCTGCTCGTAGTGGCTCTCGCCTGGGATCGGCGGGCCGTACCGACACCGAGGTTCCTTCGAGGCAGACTGGTTCGGCTGCGCCTCCTCGGTCACGAGACCGAGATCCACTCCTCGAAGCTCATCGCGGGTGGTCTGTTCCTCGGCATGGGTGTGTTCACGATTGTCTTGGGGGTATTGGACCGGATGCTCCTGACCCCGGGGTCCGACCTCTTCGGCATCTACCAATCGTCGATGGAAAGTGCGCTAATCGCCGCGTTCTCGAACCCGGGCTTCGTTCTGCTGGCCGCCGGAATCGCCGCCGCGATAGTTGCCCTTGTACTGCTTCGCGAGCTGCGGTCCCGGCGCCTCCGACGCGAGATCGCTTCCCCCTTATCCTTGGACAGCGCGTCGGCCGGGTGGCCTTCGGATCAACCCATCGCCTCCGAGGACGAAGACGACGCGCCCGGCGCAGCCGGCTTGACTCCCCCCCAGGATCACGGGCACCCTTAG
- a CDS encoding SIS domain-containing protein: MSELDQMRTFLGELPDHIEPGFREGACLSGSALRIPRAPVIIVGMGGSATAGELASVVLGGEGGLPIRVVRGPSLPPEHGPGSVVILSSHSGETWEVLRAYEEAGRRGACRIVFTAGGQLHERADREGVPIFRLAPDRPPRTTVGSALGGLLGLFDSWLAVSNADRIAGTVRRIHRMRSRYASPRGPAAALAEALGRRTPIIYAEAGLLPIARRWKTGVEENAKRLAMLDELPGAFHNAIAGWDALPSSDANRWGVILLTCAQTLRPVAQGCVHFERLVRRRAAFARVVRLPGNDSLEYTLGGVVLGDFFSLFLADRLRSAPLETGAIDRFKASLGYADQVPPARTRAHPLDPIPASTA; the protein is encoded by the coding sequence GTGAGCGAGCTAGACCAGATGCGCACCTTCCTCGGCGAGCTGCCCGATCATATCGAGCCCGGATTCCGCGAAGGAGCATGCCTGTCAGGCTCGGCCCTTCGCATCCCTCGGGCCCCGGTGATCATCGTCGGCATGGGGGGATCCGCTACTGCAGGGGAGCTTGCGAGCGTCGTCCTCGGCGGAGAGGGAGGCTTGCCGATCCGGGTGGTCCGAGGCCCCTCGCTTCCTCCCGAGCATGGCCCCGGCTCGGTTGTGATCCTCTCGAGTCATTCAGGAGAGACCTGGGAGGTACTGCGCGCGTACGAGGAGGCCGGACGGCGCGGCGCGTGTCGTATCGTCTTCACAGCCGGGGGCCAACTGCACGAACGCGCGGACCGAGAGGGAGTCCCGATCTTTCGGCTCGCTCCCGATCGGCCCCCGCGGACCACCGTCGGGTCCGCCCTAGGGGGGCTCCTCGGACTGTTCGATTCCTGGCTGGCCGTATCGAATGCGGATCGGATCGCCGGCACGGTTCGGCGGATCCACAGGATGCGGAGTCGGTACGCGAGTCCTCGGGGTCCGGCCGCAGCTCTCGCTGAGGCTCTCGGGCGAAGGACCCCGATCATCTACGCCGAGGCCGGTCTCCTGCCGATCGCCCGCCGCTGGAAAACGGGGGTGGAAGAGAATGCCAAGCGCCTCGCGATGTTAGATGAGCTTCCCGGTGCGTTTCACAACGCGATTGCCGGCTGGGATGCGCTCCCGAGTTCCGACGCCAATCGGTGGGGCGTTATCCTTCTGACTTGTGCGCAGACATTGCGACCGGTCGCTCAGGGGTGTGTCCACTTCGAGCGCTTGGTGCGCCGGCGGGCGGCGTTCGCCCGGGTCGTTCGACTCCCTGGGAACGATTCGCTGGAGTACACGCTCGGGGGCGTCGTTCTCGGCGACTTCTTCAGCCTCTTCCTTGCCGACCGCCTCCGATCGGCTCCTTTGGAGACCGGAGCGATCGACCGTTTCAAAGCGAGCCTTGGGTATGCGGACCAGGTACCACCGGCACGTACGAGGGCCCACCCGCTTGATCCGATTCCGGCATCGACTGCTTGA
- a CDS encoding heavy metal translocating P-type ATPase — protein MATDPVCGMFVDERSATLKLVRDNRTYSFCSNRCFQEFAQPEREMARLRTKLAVGWPASIVIVFLTYGQPFPTWPWVALLLASIVQFYPGWQFYVGTRDAIRGRNWNMDTLIAVGTTAAFAYSVAALVLPARLPAAYYFDASAIIITLILTGNYLEHLTRERARGALRRLNELLPTTALLLRSGKEFEVPVSEVKVGDRFRVRPGARFPTDGSVLEGRSSVNEAVLTGESMPVEKSTGTGVIAGSVNGEGLLTVQATKVGEDTALAQIGRLMTEAETSRVPLQQQADRIATVFVPLVLLLAIGASLAWALLGVGFTVALLVFVSVVIIACPCAFGIATPAAIVAGTARAAEEGILFKGRDSLEQASRVDVVLTDKTGTLTRGEPILTDTITTPGTTEQELLSLAAALESGSEHPLARAVVRAAEARDLQLPAADAIRADPGRGIRGRVAGAEVAVLNERAALEDGARLNELQTAIDRLTSEGRGWSVVLRDSTPIGLLGFFDEVAPGVHEAIQTLAADGISVVMVTGDHPSAAQTVALEAGIAEVHASMTPGAKLALIRELRKAGRKVAYVGDGINDAPALAEADLGIAIGSGTDVAREAGGVILIRSDFRGVALALRIGRRTVRKVRGNLTWAIGYNAALLPLAMGALVPVLGLGVFQTLPIAAAIAMALSSTTVVLNSLSLRKVRLDTPAGRAVRPLSINGSVPT, from the coding sequence TTGGCGACCGACCCCGTCTGCGGTATGTTTGTCGATGAGAGGTCGGCCACCCTCAAGCTCGTCCGTGACAACCGCACCTACTCCTTCTGCTCGAACCGGTGCTTTCAGGAGTTCGCTCAGCCGGAACGTGAGATGGCCCGTCTTCGGACCAAACTCGCTGTCGGTTGGCCAGCCTCAATCGTCATCGTTTTCCTGACTTATGGGCAGCCCTTCCCCACCTGGCCATGGGTAGCGCTCCTCCTCGCGAGCATCGTACAGTTCTACCCCGGCTGGCAGTTCTACGTCGGCACCCGGGACGCGATCCGGGGCCGCAATTGGAACATGGACACTCTGATCGCCGTCGGAACGACTGCCGCGTTTGCGTATAGCGTCGCGGCTCTAGTCCTGCCGGCCCGTCTCCCCGCGGCGTACTATTTCGACGCGTCGGCGATCATCATAACCCTGATCCTCACCGGCAACTACCTCGAGCACCTTACGCGCGAACGCGCCCGGGGCGCGCTCCGGCGGCTGAATGAGCTTCTCCCGACCACTGCGCTCCTTCTTCGAAGCGGGAAGGAGTTCGAGGTGCCCGTCTCGGAGGTCAAGGTGGGCGACCGATTCCGAGTGCGACCTGGCGCCCGATTTCCAACGGATGGTTCGGTGCTCGAGGGGCGTTCCTCGGTCAATGAGGCGGTGTTGACCGGCGAGAGCATGCCGGTAGAGAAGAGCACCGGAACCGGGGTCATCGCAGGTTCGGTCAACGGTGAGGGGCTTCTAACGGTGCAAGCCACCAAAGTGGGTGAGGACACTGCGCTTGCCCAGATCGGCCGGCTTATGACCGAAGCGGAGACCAGTCGGGTTCCGCTCCAGCAACAGGCCGACCGGATCGCCACAGTGTTCGTCCCCCTCGTCCTCCTCCTCGCGATCGGCGCCTCCCTGGCCTGGGCGCTGCTCGGTGTGGGATTCACGGTCGCCCTCCTCGTCTTCGTCTCGGTCGTGATTATCGCATGCCCGTGCGCTTTCGGAATCGCGACCCCCGCTGCGATTGTCGCGGGCACAGCGCGAGCGGCAGAGGAAGGCATCCTGTTCAAGGGACGGGACTCCCTCGAACAGGCGAGTCGGGTGGACGTTGTACTCACCGATAAGACGGGTACGTTGACCCGGGGCGAGCCGATCCTAACCGACACAATCACTACGCCCGGGACTACCGAGCAGGAGCTTCTCTCGTTGGCGGCTGCACTCGAGTCCGGCTCGGAACACCCTCTCGCAAGAGCGGTCGTCCGGGCTGCCGAGGCACGTGATCTCCAGCTCCCTGCGGCGGACGCAATCCGGGCTGACCCCGGTAGGGGGATACGTGGGCGGGTCGCCGGAGCTGAGGTGGCGGTTCTGAACGAACGTGCGGCCCTCGAGGATGGGGCGAGGCTCAACGAGCTCCAAACGGCGATCGACCGGCTGACCTCCGAGGGTAGGGGATGGTCGGTGGTCCTCCGAGACTCGACACCAATCGGCCTGCTCGGATTCTTCGACGAAGTGGCGCCCGGGGTCCACGAGGCAATCCAGACGCTTGCGGCGGACGGCATCTCGGTCGTGATGGTCACGGGGGACCACCCATCGGCGGCTCAGACGGTAGCGCTAGAGGCCGGAATCGCCGAGGTCCACGCGTCGATGACTCCGGGAGCAAAGCTCGCCCTCATCCGTGAACTCCGAAAGGCCGGTCGAAAGGTCGCGTACGTTGGCGACGGGATCAACGACGCCCCCGCTCTCGCAGAAGCCGACCTCGGTATCGCGATCGGGTCGGGAACGGACGTCGCCCGCGAGGCCGGAGGGGTGATCCTGATACGGTCCGACTTTCGAGGAGTGGCGCTGGCCCTCCGCATCGGTCGTCGAACGGTTCGGAAGGTCCGAGGGAACCTGACCTGGGCGATCGGATACAACGCGGCTCTACTTCCGCTCGCTATGGGAGCGCTGGTGCCGGTCTTGGGCCTGGGGGTCTTCCAAACACTCCCCATCGCCGCGGCCATCGCGATGGCTCTTTCCTCGACGACGGTCGTGCTCAACTCTCTGTCGCTCCGGAAGGTTAGACTCGATACCCCCGCGGGGCGTGCGGTACGGCCCCTCAGTATCAATGGATCTGTCCCGACCTGA
- a CDS encoding DoxX family protein: MAVVSASHERLDSWIYRNRERLKTGMRVLFGAVWGIDGVLKFGSGVPDSFSSMVQSAGNGQPAWLQGWFSFWAGQAAQNPTFWVYLTGVLEIALAAALLLGFARKVAYGGGILLSLFIWAVPEGFGGPYGPSSTDIGTGIVYAFVFLLLMIVNATYGPSRYSLDRLLERRWPGWSRIAEIRGPWVRDAPPRSGS; this comes from the coding sequence ATGGCGGTTGTATCAGCTTCCCACGAACGACTGGACTCGTGGATCTACCGTAATCGAGAGCGCCTCAAGACAGGGATGCGTGTCCTATTTGGCGCCGTCTGGGGGATTGACGGCGTCCTGAAGTTCGGGAGTGGGGTACCCGATTCGTTCTCCTCGATGGTTCAATCCGCGGGCAACGGCCAGCCCGCGTGGTTACAGGGTTGGTTCTCCTTCTGGGCCGGTCAGGCGGCGCAGAACCCGACGTTCTGGGTCTACCTCACTGGGGTGTTAGAGATCGCCTTGGCTGCCGCGCTTCTCCTCGGATTCGCTCGCAAGGTCGCCTACGGAGGCGGCATACTCCTGAGCCTGTTCATCTGGGCGGTCCCTGAAGGATTCGGTGGCCCCTACGGTCCCAGTTCCACCGACATCGGGACGGGAATCGTCTACGCCTTCGTGTTCCTCCTCCTCATGATCGTCAACGCGACGTATGGCCCGTCCCGATACTCCCTGGACCGGCTGCTCGAGCGCCGATGGCCGGGTTGGAGCCGGATTGCCGAGATCCGGGGGCCGTGGGTCCGGGACGCTCCTCCTCGGTCGGGAAGCTGA
- a CDS encoding winged helix-turn-helix transcriptional regulator, with protein MEEDPLALETRRRIYDAVRRTPGLSGREAQRKAGTGWGETVYHLDRLTGSGLLHRERSERQDHYFVASVPLGDRRILRLMRSASARRLLIALLKTPHQTVPDLKVRTGLSAGRLSVHLRRLVETGVVRPGREGRLRTFEVTDAAGVARILVTYRSGPADEWVERAFETWSELFRR; from the coding sequence ATGGAGGAGGACCCGCTCGCCCTCGAGACCCGAAGACGCATTTACGACGCGGTTCGGAGAACTCCGGGGCTGAGCGGACGGGAAGCCCAGCGAAAGGCCGGGACGGGTTGGGGCGAGACGGTCTATCACCTCGATCGACTTACCGGGTCGGGGTTGCTCCATCGCGAGCGCAGCGAGCGCCAGGACCATTACTTCGTGGCGAGCGTGCCGCTCGGCGACCGTCGCATCCTGCGTCTCATGCGATCGGCGTCGGCGCGCCGACTCCTCATCGCGCTGCTCAAGACTCCGCACCAGACCGTTCCCGATCTGAAGGTTCGAACTGGTTTGAGCGCCGGCCGCCTCTCGGTCCATCTGCGACGGCTCGTCGAAACCGGGGTCGTTCGACCCGGACGCGAAGGTCGCCTCCGAACGTTCGAGGTCACCGATGCGGCGGGTGTCGCGCGAATCCTCGTCACGTACCGGAGCGGGCCGGCGGACGAGTGGGTGGAACGGGCCTTCGAAACCTGGTCTGAGTTGTTTCGTCGATAG
- a CDS encoding redoxin domain-containing protein, giving the protein MTDWQRVEKLHARGATWDKVARDRKVGFHAPGDADPAGALRALYYRRQAKIDRKPKQLPPVDERRHRAPGSRQIVVLVTILVAFALVVVYVVQYGPNLGAKPTGWVGRDAPDFSLAIANGGGTFTLSAEWGQYNVLLFFNEGLGCSPCLQQMISLDGDAGAFQQFHVVVVQITGDSLSDMSTWSQQSGVSHTIVLADPTLAVSNAYDTTGAAVSMMPGAAPGHTFLLVNETGVVVWRADFGPTDMSVPDSQILQAVQNALSG; this is encoded by the coding sequence ATGACGGACTGGCAACGAGTCGAGAAGCTTCATGCCCGGGGGGCAACCTGGGACAAGGTGGCCCGCGACCGGAAAGTAGGATTCCACGCCCCGGGGGACGCAGACCCTGCCGGAGCGTTGAGAGCCCTCTACTACCGGCGTCAAGCCAAGATTGATCGAAAGCCGAAGCAGCTCCCGCCGGTGGACGAGCGGCGGCATCGCGCTCCGGGGTCGCGGCAGATAGTCGTCCTCGTAACGATCCTGGTGGCCTTCGCTCTCGTTGTCGTGTACGTCGTTCAGTACGGACCCAACCTTGGCGCAAAGCCGACCGGGTGGGTGGGCCGCGATGCTCCCGACTTCAGTCTGGCCATTGCGAACGGTGGAGGGACGTTCACGCTGTCCGCCGAGTGGGGGCAATATAACGTTTTGCTCTTCTTCAATGAGGGGTTGGGCTGTTCGCCCTGCCTGCAGCAGATGATCTCGCTGGACGGAGATGCCGGCGCGTTCCAGCAGTTCCACGTCGTGGTTGTTCAGATCACGGGCGATTCTCTCTCCGACATGTCCACCTGGTCCCAGCAGAGCGGGGTCAGTCACACCATTGTACTCGCCGACCCAACCCTCGCCGTCTCAAACGCCTACGACACGACCGGGGCTGCGGTCAGCATGATGCCCGGAGCAGCGCCGGGGCACACGTTCCTTCTCGTGAACGAAACGGGCGTTGTGGTCTGGCGGGCCGACTTTGGACCGACCGACATGTCGGTCCCGGATTCCCAGATCCTTCAAGCGGTCCAGAACGCCCTGAGCGGCTGA
- a CDS encoding Chromate resistance protein ChrB, which yields MEPSRYRVSVWRRLRRIGAVPLHRALFVLPDSPLNRLRVADIAHDIENWGGHAWIFLATPLALRPTRVASLRPTTERIRK from the coding sequence GTGGAGCCCAGTCGCTATCGGGTCTCCGTCTGGCGACGTCTTCGCCGAATCGGAGCAGTCCCGCTGCATCGTGCTCTCTTCGTCCTGCCCGACTCACCGTTGAATCGCCTGCGAGTCGCCGACATAGCGCACGACATCGAGAATTGGGGAGGTCACGCGTGGATCTTCCTAGCCACCCCACTCGCTCTACGACCGACTCGCGTAGCTTCCCTGCGACCGACAACCGAACGGATCCGCAAATGA
- a CDS encoding chromate resistance protein ChrB domain-containing protein yields MKFVTREKAKVDRIACPWVISRFVDNKAEFLFVPKEKVFEVAKEEGAVPFDAPGAELHHYEESGQERVSFDAVIRKYKLTDPALLDLAEIVRGADASLANPRPESAGLEAMALGFRQIAKDDHDNLRLQLPAYDALYAYCEWRIREKGKLEHSVA; encoded by the coding sequence ATGAAGTTCGTCACGCGAGAGAAAGCCAAGGTCGACCGTATCGCCTGCCCCTGGGTCATCAGCCGGTTCGTGGACAACAAGGCCGAGTTCTTGTTCGTCCCAAAGGAGAAAGTATTCGAGGTAGCCAAGGAGGAGGGGGCGGTCCCGTTCGATGCACCGGGAGCGGAACTCCACCACTACGAGGAGAGTGGGCAGGAACGGGTCAGCTTCGATGCCGTCATTCGAAAGTACAAGCTCACGGACCCGGCCCTGCTGGATCTAGCAGAGATTGTTCGAGGGGCCGACGCGTCGCTCGCGAACCCGCGGCCGGAGTCTGCGGGACTCGAGGCGATGGCGCTCGGGTTCCGCCAGATTGCGAAGGATGATCACGACAACCTGCGGCTCCAGTTACCGGCATACGATGCGCTCTACGCTTACTGCGAGTGGAGGATCCGCGAGAAAGGGAAGCTCGAACACTCCGTCGCATGA
- a CDS encoding glycosyltransferase family 2 protein: MSVSSAPRLSAGYNLTYEEKSPTNLSGGIVAYNEEQNLEGAVRSLLDQELPSDVRWNDLWIVASGCADRTVEIAERLVSEDRRVRLITEPERRGKARALQEVFRRAEGNALVLLNGDARAEPGAIAELVRVGAARAAPYAVMARPVVPDDAPGRWAPTFRWMWDLHHEFHAELLARGEGRHLSDELLLVSLPSVPAIPDGIINDGSYLAVWLSQHAGGGWYAPDARVSIRVPSEVRDHLHQRRRIHVGNAQVSSVLGDAPATIPREFLRHPAATVRVVRGMIDREGGLGHLARLATWELAAHGLAAWDRLPPRRDHVRWRRIGSSTPPPGAQGTSSSTSFDGASGATPTERRVASLLLVAGEFGTGIPLERLQRLLPANGPESVDALERWLRERPWLAQVRNAQAYAPTTPVSPTGDRGPRAFEFRQFADSLWRGPLSFSRDLVRCIGITGSVAFDEPLPDDDLDLFVVTRSGALWWFLARAYFSLFLSRRRPAPLRGPTPCLNYVLEDRAVSPEFARPRDLLFAREALSVHVLHGEEYYRGVLASAGWMRAELPYLYDSRTRSPGGIATQRAPTGIRMLNAIAYPLLATYLQLAGLVRNAHARRRGTSEDEFRTETGGQRLVFASRRFEQLRRQYSENGHAKTGREGRGASPHVPAVR; the protein is encoded by the coding sequence GTGTCGGTCTCGAGCGCACCTCGGCTGTCTGCCGGCTACAACCTTACGTACGAGGAGAAGTCGCCAACGAACCTCTCCGGGGGGATCGTCGCTTACAACGAGGAGCAGAACCTCGAGGGGGCCGTGCGCTCGCTACTCGACCAAGAACTGCCTTCGGACGTTCGGTGGAATGACCTGTGGATTGTCGCGAGCGGCTGCGCGGACCGGACCGTAGAGATCGCGGAGCGACTTGTGTCAGAGGATCGCCGGGTGCGCTTGATCACGGAGCCGGAACGCCGGGGAAAGGCCCGGGCCCTCCAAGAGGTGTTCCGGCGGGCCGAAGGGAATGCCCTTGTGCTGCTCAATGGCGATGCCCGAGCCGAGCCCGGAGCAATCGCGGAACTCGTACGGGTCGGGGCAGCACGGGCAGCTCCGTATGCGGTGATGGCGCGTCCGGTGGTCCCGGACGATGCGCCGGGGCGGTGGGCCCCCACGTTCCGATGGATGTGGGACCTCCACCACGAGTTCCATGCGGAGCTGCTCGCCCGCGGGGAGGGTCGCCATCTTTCCGACGAGCTGCTCCTCGTAAGTCTGCCGAGCGTGCCAGCCATCCCAGACGGGATTATCAACGACGGATCGTACCTCGCCGTCTGGCTGTCGCAGCATGCCGGGGGCGGGTGGTACGCGCCTGACGCCCGAGTTTCGATCCGGGTTCCCTCTGAGGTGCGCGACCATCTCCACCAGCGGCGACGAATCCACGTCGGCAATGCCCAGGTCTCCTCCGTATTGGGGGACGCCCCGGCGACGATTCCCCGCGAGTTCCTTCGCCACCCGGCGGCCACGGTCCGAGTGGTCCGAGGGATGATTGACCGCGAAGGGGGGCTTGGACACTTGGCCCGACTGGCGACGTGGGAACTCGCGGCCCATGGTCTGGCGGCGTGGGATCGGCTGCCGCCTCGACGGGACCACGTACGTTGGCGGCGCATTGGTTCCTCCACGCCCCCGCCGGGCGCCCAGGGCACGTCATCGTCGACCAGCTTCGATGGGGCGTCAGGCGCCACCCCAACGGAGCGCCGGGTGGCGTCGCTTCTTCTCGTCGCAGGCGAGTTCGGGACCGGCATCCCCCTTGAGAGACTCCAGCGGCTCCTCCCCGCCAACGGACCGGAGAGCGTCGACGCGCTCGAACGCTGGCTCCGAGAGCGACCGTGGCTCGCGCAGGTACGGAACGCGCAGGCATACGCGCCGACGACGCCCGTGAGTCCCACCGGAGACCGGGGCCCCCGCGCGTTCGAGTTTCGTCAGTTCGCCGACTCCCTTTGGCGCGGGCCACTCTCCTTCAGTAGGGATCTCGTCCGCTGCATCGGTATCACGGGCTCGGTGGCGTTCGATGAGCCGCTCCCGGACGACGACCTCGATCTGTTCGTCGTGACCCGGTCCGGCGCGCTCTGGTGGTTCCTTGCTCGGGCGTACTTCTCGCTGTTCCTCTCGCGGCGACGACCGGCTCCCCTCCGAGGCCCGACCCCGTGCCTCAACTACGTGCTCGAAGATCGCGCGGTGTCTCCCGAGTTCGCGCGACCGCGCGATCTGCTCTTTGCCCGTGAGGCTCTGAGCGTCCACGTGCTCCATGGGGAGGAGTACTATCGTGGAGTGTTGGCCTCCGCCGGGTGGATGCGCGCCGAGCTCCCCTATCTCTACGACTCGCGGACCCGATCGCCGGGCGGCATCGCGACTCAACGAGCCCCAACGGGGATCCGAATGCTGAATGCGATCGCATATCCCCTCCTCGCGACGTACCTGCAGCTCGCGGGCCTCGTCCGGAACGCGCACGCCCGTCGTCGAGGGACTTCGGAGGACGAATTCCGCACCGAAACAGGTGGGCAGCGCCTCGTTTTTGCATCCCGTCGATTCGAGCAACTGCGAAGGCAGTATTCGGAGAACGGGCACGCGAAGACGGGCCGAGAAGGGAGGGGAGCGTCGCCGCATGTACCGGCGGTTCGATGA
- a CDS encoding chromate resistance protein ChrB domain-containing protein: protein MRWATERRPHVDRCASAWFIRRFVDPKASFLFVGPQEVAPRGATPFDLPSAELGHRGGRVTFDALLVKCPAKYPRKDRALARMAELVRDIDLAAFRLPESRGLEIILYGLLLAEPDDRQVLLKAEPVFEGLYQYYRGDQEH, encoded by the coding sequence ATGCGGTGGGCTACCGAACGGAGGCCGCACGTTGATCGGTGCGCGTCGGCGTGGTTCATTCGCCGGTTCGTGGATCCGAAGGCGAGCTTCCTGTTCGTGGGCCCGCAGGAGGTGGCTCCCCGCGGGGCGACGCCCTTCGACCTCCCATCGGCCGAGCTGGGCCACCGTGGCGGGAGAGTCACTTTCGACGCGCTGTTGGTCAAGTGCCCGGCCAAGTACCCCCGGAAGGACCGGGCTCTGGCCCGCATGGCTGAGCTCGTTCGCGATATTGACCTCGCTGCCTTTCGGCTTCCGGAGTCACGTGGGCTTGAGATCATCCTTTACGGTCTCCTCCTGGCGGAGCCAGATGACCGGCAAGTTCTTCTCAAGGCCGAGCCGGTGTTCGAAGGGCTCTACCAGTACTACCGCGGGGATCAGGAACATTGA
- a CDS encoding YHS domain-containing protein, with amino-acid sequence MTKVKDPVCGMSIESAKAAAQGSYGGKVVYFCSDSCRQTYETAHKPG; translated from the coding sequence ATGACGAAAGTGAAGGACCCGGTCTGTGGAATGTCGATTGAGAGCGCCAAGGCAGCCGCCCAAGGGTCGTACGGGGGAAAGGTCGTTTATTTCTGCTCGGACAGTTGCCGACAGACCTACGAGACAGCACACAAGCCCGGCTGA
- a CDS encoding DUF4258 domain-containing protein, whose amino-acid sequence MAAIRIAHPPSTEWGQAMVNPKTDCEVEPTLHASEQMRDRKLSTARLERLVREGRWASEGANPFVVTHKRWMAKVMVGVCNIRVVTAWRRGGP is encoded by the coding sequence ATGGCGGCAATACGTATAGCCCACCCGCCGTCGACGGAGTGGGGGCAGGCGATGGTGAACCCAAAGACCGACTGTGAAGTGGAACCCACACTTCACGCCAGTGAACAGATGCGCGACCGGAAGCTCTCGACCGCCAGGCTGGAACGACTCGTCCGGGAGGGTCGCTGGGCCTCGGAGGGCGCGAACCCGTTCGTGGTGACCCACAAGAGGTGGATGGCAAAGGTCATGGTGGGGGTCTGCAATATCCGGGTGGTCACCGCGTGGCGACGGGGAGGACCATGA